In Rutidosis leptorrhynchoides isolate AG116_Rl617_1_P2 chromosome 6, CSIRO_AGI_Rlap_v1, whole genome shotgun sequence, the DNA window tcttcttgccgacggttttattaaatatatataatatataaataattttaagaattatttatatattatattatatttatgtgcatatttgacttgtaattttcgctccgttgtgtcgcgcgttgaaagttgactttggtcccgattccgaattttcgaatgtccttgcgtacaatttaatatcttgtagtttGTGTTACGCGGCTCGTACTTTTGTaacttctagacgtttctcatcaataatttgaaccactttgattgtactttgtacttttgagctttttggtcgtttgcgtcttcaattcgtcgaatctgtcttttgtcttcaccttttattatttaaacgaatatcacttgtaaatagaacaattgtaactaaaagcttgtctttcttgagagataatgctatgaaatagatgttcgtttttagcattatcagaagccCGCCAAACGAAAACTTTGACTTTTTTTGGTACGAGATTGTTACGCATAGTACATGAGATGCTGCCGATACCTGAAGCCGAAACATCCTCAATTGTTGCTGCTAACTTACTGACCGAGAAAATGCCATCGATTGTGAAGTTACAATGCCATTTATCCGAAGGTCCATTATAAAATGAGTAACCTGCAAGTAAATTACGAAGGTTAGTGAACTTGCCGTCGGTCCTTCCAGCCGGTTTCCTCGTCCAATCCCACTTCCAAATCAGATTCCCATCAGCGACTTCCACTCCGTCTTTAACTGCTGCGTCCTTTTTTGATTCCAGCCGATAGAGTCTACCAAATTGCTCTTTTAATTTGATGTTGCTGCCCCATTTTTCGTCCCAAAAAATAGCTGAGGAGTTGGTGCAGATTTGCTTCGAAAAGGAACCAAGAAACTGAACTCCCAGCGCCTCGATGTCATAACCTGTTAACACAATTGTACGCCAGGTTGTTGGTTTTAAGGCATGAATTGTTTCAAACCCTAAATCCAAACCACCACATGGGCCGTAAATACTACGAATGACATTAGCCCAAAGAGAGTTGGTTTCGGATtttaacctccaccaccatttcccaATGAgagctaaatttttattttttaagaaCCCAATATTCAAACCCCCGTTATCGTAAGAAGAAACAACTTTTTTCCATTTAACCCACGATATTTTTTCCCCGATCCCGATCCACCCTAAAAGAACTCACGCCTCACACACTCAAGTATTTTAATCACACTAGGCGGGGCACGAAAGATTGAGAAATAATATAAAGGTAGACTACTCAAGATAGATTTAATAAGAATTAGTCTTCCTCCACTTGACAACATACGCATTCTCCAACTCGATAATCTTTCTTTGAATTTTTCAATAATCGAGCTCCAACTAGAAACTTTATTCATTTTTACACCAATAGGGAGCCCTAAGTATGTAAACAGAAATGCACCAACTTGACAACCCAATATCGAAGACATGAGTTGTGCCTCCCCCTGATTAACCCTAATTCCATAGAGAAAGCTTTTGTTGAAATTTACTTTTAGACCCGATGCTAACTCAAAACATTTAAGGAGGTTTTGTAGGTTACGAATATTCGAACAGTTCCATTCACCAAGGAAGATGGTATCATAAGCATATTGTAGATGTGAGATCAACACTTTGTTACACCCTACTTCGATTCCTTTGAAAAGGCCTCTTTCGGTAGCCGCTTTGGTGAGAATATTTAGGCCTTCCGCCGCAAGGATGAATAAGAAAGGTGATAACGGGTCCCCTTATCGGATCCCTCTATCTAGTGAAAATTCCTTTGTAGGCAACCAGTTAACAAGAACTGAAATGCTTGCGGATTTTAGACACGATAAGATCCAATCCCTCTATTTGTTCTCGAATCCCATACTTTTCATAACATCCATCAAGAAATTCCAATTGAGACAGTCGAAtgccttttcaaaatcaactttaaagaGAACTACTTTTTTCTTATTTGATTTCAAAAAGTCTATACATTCGTTGACTATCAATGCCCCATCTAAAATAAACCTTCCATTTATGAAGGCGCTTTGTTCCGAACCGATGAGACTAGGGATAACCTTCCTAAGGAGGTTTGCAAGTAGTTTCGCAATGACTTTGTTGTAACTTCCGATCAAACTAATTGGACGAAAATCCTTAAGTCCACATGGGTCAGTTTTTTTAGGAATAAGTGTAATAAAGGAAGCGTTGCAACCTTTTGAAATTTCATTTTTCTCCCAAAACCAATTAATTGCTTCAATTAAATCCCCCTTGATAACATCCCAAAAATTCTTGTAAAATCTCATATTGAAACCATCCGATCCGGGCGCCTTTGTGCTACCACAATCAAAAACTGCATTTCGTATTTCCTGCTCATCAAAAGGTGTTTCTAGCTCAGCCCTGTTTTCGGCAGACAACAATGGATACTCCAAATCTTCCATGTTCGGTCTGTTGGTGATCGGTTCTTGCAACATGCTTTGATAATGATTGAAAATTTCTTCTTTAATGTCCATGGGTGAGTCGATCCAAATATCATTGATTCTCAATCCTCTAATGTTGTTCTTATTATTCTTTCTTCGGATAAAAGAATTGAAGAACCTTGTATTCTCATGCCCTCAAGAATCCATTTTAATCTCGCCTTTTGTCTAAGCATGTCACACTTACTTTTTTCCTTTTCTAGCCAGTTTTTTCGACGATTTTTCCAAAGCAGCAGTTCTTCATCATTCAAGGTCTGAGTCTCGGATTTTAATTCGATCTCGAGGGCTGCTGCTTTTGCACATTCGATTTCAGCATCAATATTGTTGAACTTCTTGTTACTCCACTCTTTTAGAGCATGTTTCATATTTTTCAATTTGTTTCTGAAGCAACAGTCCATTCGGCAATTTTGTGTAATCAGAAGACACCATGCATCATTTATAACTTGCTCAATATCATCTTCATTTAGCCACGTATCAAAAATTATAAATGGCTTTGCCCCAAAATTCCTTTCTTCATCCTTCAGCACAATCGGACAATGATCCGAGTTCTTTCTTT includes these proteins:
- the LOC139853691 gene encoding uncharacterized protein, with product MGGRNFTRVSDDGVKYSKLDRFLVNEKFYLMWSDLTALALERKNSDHCPIVLKDEERNFGAKPFIIFDTWLNEDDIEQVINDAWCLLITQNCRMDCCFRNKLKNMKHALKEWSNKKFNNIDAEIECAKAAALEIELKSETQTLNDEELLLWKNRRKNWLEKEKSKCDMLRQKARLKWILEGMRIQGSSILLSEERIIRTTLED